From one Paenibacillus terrae HPL-003 genomic stretch:
- the ruvA gene encoding Holliday junction branch migration protein RuvA: MIDFLRGSVAHLENEYVVLDVQGVGYRVFCPNPYAFAKKEGPVVIYIHHHVREDAILLFGFATREEQQLFRKLIDVSGIGPRVALGILGGGTPTHVVTAIYQENIAFLTKLPGIGKKTAQRMILDLKDKLDGIGSIGIATGLFAEPVVEEGEGSYWSEAREALKALGYTDAELDKVWSRMKKDAKPDESADILMKRALQLLFAG; this comes from the coding sequence ATGATAGATTTCTTGCGTGGTTCCGTGGCTCACTTGGAAAATGAATATGTCGTTTTGGATGTGCAGGGTGTCGGGTACCGGGTGTTTTGTCCAAATCCTTATGCCTTTGCCAAAAAGGAAGGGCCTGTTGTCATTTATATTCATCATCATGTAAGGGAAGATGCTATTTTATTGTTCGGGTTTGCGACTCGTGAGGAACAGCAGTTGTTCCGTAAGCTGATTGATGTATCCGGAATTGGGCCGCGTGTGGCACTAGGCATCTTGGGAGGCGGTACACCTACTCATGTGGTAACGGCAATCTATCAGGAGAACATCGCATTTCTCACCAAACTGCCGGGTATCGGTAAAAAGACAGCACAGCGCATGATTTTGGATTTGAAGGATAAGCTGGACGGCATCGGTTCAATCGGCATTGCGACGGGATTGTTTGCGGAGCCTGTCGTGGAAGAAGGCGAGGGTTCCTATTGGAGCGAGGCACGAGAAGCGCTTAAGGCGCTGGGCTACACAGATGCAGAGCTGGATAAGGTATGGAGCAGAATGAAGAAAGATGCGAAACCTGATGAATCCGCCGATATTTTGATGAAGCGGGCTTTGCAACTGTTGTTTGCCGGATAG
- the ruvC gene encoding crossover junction endodeoxyribonuclease RuvC, giving the protein MRFLGIDPGIAIVGFGFVDKIGSKVVPVQYGCIQTEAHTPEEERLLHVYEGMLQLIDKYKPDAVALEKLFFNRNVTTAMSVSQARGVLVLAAKQRGLPIGEYTPMQVKQAIVGYGKAEKKQVQEMVRMFLKLQVVPKPDDVADALAVAICHAHSYGLNSKLNEVLRK; this is encoded by the coding sequence TTGCGTTTTCTAGGAATTGATCCGGGTATTGCAATTGTGGGCTTTGGATTTGTAGACAAGATTGGCAGTAAGGTGGTTCCTGTTCAATATGGCTGCATCCAGACGGAGGCCCATACACCGGAAGAAGAGCGGTTGCTTCATGTGTATGAAGGCATGCTGCAATTGATTGATAAATATAAGCCTGATGCGGTAGCGCTGGAGAAGCTTTTTTTTAATCGTAACGTAACAACTGCAATGTCTGTGAGTCAGGCGCGCGGTGTGCTGGTGCTGGCTGCGAAACAACGTGGTCTGCCTATAGGGGAATATACGCCTATGCAGGTGAAACAGGCTATTGTAGGGTATGGAAAGGCTGAGAAGAAGCAGGTACAGGAAATGGTTAGAATGTTTCTGAAGCTTCAAGTTGTGCCCAAACCGGATGATGTGGCGGATGCTTTGGCAGTGGCTATTTGTCATGCACATTCATATGGACTAAATTCAAAGTTAAATGAGGTATTGCGAAAATGA